A single Venturia canescens isolate UGA chromosome 1, ASM1945775v1, whole genome shotgun sequence DNA region contains:
- the Ns3 gene encoding large subunit GTPase 1 homolog, with protein MGKKGKGKTGDLGRALLRDRFGSSRSKRSSGESSMLHTADIEDGYKWDRLDLKSITEESSFQEFLSTAQLAGTEFHAEKLNIKFVNPQSGIGILSDKEKEDLLETHRQNKDVLKIPRRPKWDATTTALELQTKEKEIFLEWRRTLALVQKAQALTMTPYEKNLEFWRQLWRVVERSDLVVQIVDARNPLLFRCEDLEKYVKEVDSKKMNMILLNKADFLTSEQRQTWANYFTKVGMRVVFFSAKLSAEETLREQRLNGENKNVDSFEEENGSESEEYENSDTASEEETEEKYYDASEAVSSESEYENADDGTKNLSSSHSKGNENQITEKKNSLNEKSSEQMNSPNENKMERPSIGEAESKNLLNEDNVEIENSPELLNREKLISIFKSMYKGTTFTKGITTVGLVGYPNVGKSSTINAILMDKKVSVSATPGKTKHFQTLFVDEELLLCDCPGLVMPSFVCTKAEMILNGILPIDQLRDHVPAVTLVGTLIPRHIIEDIYGIMLPPPLEGEDPDRPPTAEEILNTYGYNRGFMTQNGQPDNPRSARYILKDFVNGKLLYCVAPPDQQQSEFHIFAPKRKITSSERIQPPRALRASRGVRTTGGDVDKLFFQSKTIGSHVRGGDARNYRPVNGSVMGSTQTLDLGDKPWKKINKHVNKKKREKSRRLYSYLDEH; from the exons ATGGGTAAAAAAGGTAAAGGGAAAACGGGTGATCTAGGCAGAGCATTGTTACGAGATCGATTTGGCTCATCACGCTCAAAACGTTCTTCCGGCGAGTCGTCCATG CTTCACACTGCTGATATAGAGGATGGTTACAAATGGGATCGTCTTGATCTAAAATCTATCACAGAGGAGAGTTCTTTCCAAGAATTCCTTTCGACTGCTCAATTAGCAGGGACAGAATTTCATGCAGAAAAGTTGAATATCAAATTTGTGAATCCACAAAGCGGCATTGGAATCTTGTCagacaaagaaaaagaagaccTTTTAGAAACTCATCGTCAGAACAAAGACGTACTGAAAATACCAAGAAGGCCAAAATGGGATGCAACAACCACAGCTCTAGAGTtacaaacaaaagaaaaagagatttttctAGAATGGCGCAGGACCCTTGCTCTTGTCCAAAAAGCTCAGGCTCTTACAATGACTCCCtatgaaaaaaacttggaattcTGGCGTCAGTTGTGGCGAGTAGTTGAACGTAGTGACCTTGTTGTTCAAATTGTTGATGCAAGAAATCCACTTCTATTCAGATGCGAagatcttgaaaaatatgtcaaaGAAGTTGActccaaaaaaatgaatatgatCCTTCTCAACAAAGCTGATTTTCTCACTTCTGAACAACGACAAACCTGGgctaattattttacaaaagttGGAATGAGGGTCGTCTTTTTCTCTGCCAAACTTTCAGCCGAAGAAACTTTGAGAGAGCAAAGATTGaatggagaaaataaaaatgtagacAGTTTTGAGGAGGAAAATGGAAGCGAGAGTGAGGAATATGAAAACAGTGATACAGCCAGTGAAGAGGAgactgaagaaaaatattatgatGCTTCTGAAGCAGTATCGAGTGAGAGCGAATATGAGAACGCTGATgatggaacaaaaaatttgagcAGTTCTCATAGCAAGGGAAATGAGAACCAAATAACCGAGAAAAAGAATTCACTGAACGAAAAAAGTTCAGAGCAAATGAATTCacccaatgaaaataaaatggaaagaCCTTCAATCGGGGAGGCCGAATcaaaaaacttgctgaatGAAGATAATGTGGAAATAGAAAATTCGCCAGAACTTTTAaacagagaaaaattaatatcgatattcaaatcaatgtataaAGGGACAACTTTTACAAAGGGGATAACTACAGTAGGTCTCGTGGGATATCCAAACGTGGGAAAAAGCTCGACAATAAATGCAATCCTGATGGATAAAAAAGTTTCAGTTTCAGCAACACCAGGCAAAACTaaacattttcaaactctCTTTGTTGATGAGGAATTATTGTTGTGCGATTGTCCGGGCTTGGTTATGCCGAGCTTCGTTTGTACAAAGGCtgaaatgatattgaatggAATTTTGCCAATCGATCAGTTACGTGATCACGTCCCAGCAGTTACACTCGTTGGTACTTTAATACCGAGACATATAATCGAAGACATCTATGGAATTATGCTTCCACCGCCTTTGGAAGGAGAAGATCCTGATAGGCCACCGACAGCCGAAGAAATTCTCAACACTTATGGAT ACAATCGTGGTTTTATGACCCAAAATGGCCAGCCTGACAACCCTCGTTCCGCACGTTACATTCTCAAGGATTTTGTCAATGGAAAATTATTGTACTGCGTTGCCCCACCGGATCAGCAGCAATCGGAGTTCCATATATTTGCCCCTAAACGAAAAATCACATCCTCTGAGAGGATTCAACCACCCAGGGCTTTGCGAGCGAGTAGAGGCGTTCGTACAACAGGAGGAGACGTTGataagcttttttttcaatcgaagaCAATTGGTAGTCACGTCAGAGGTGGTGATGCCCGTAATTATCGTCCAGTCAACgg GTCGGTCATGGGATCAACACAAACTCTCGACCTCGGAGATAAaccttggaaaaaaataaacaagcaTGTGAACAAGAAAAAGCGCGAAAAATCAAGGCGTTTGTATTCTTATTTGGATGAACattaa
- the Ssu72 gene encoding RNA polymerase II subunit A C-terminal domain phosphatase SSU72 encodes MPATKALNIAVICSSNMNRSMEAHAFLSKKGFNVKSFGTGDKVKLPGSGPDRPNVYDFGTTYDEIYNDLLTKDKQLYTQMGLLHMLDRNRRIKPRPERFQCSKDKFDILITCEERVYDQVIECMEGRTPVENQPVHLINIDIQDNHEEATVGSFLICELVTTLANSDDLDNDIDSLLYEFESTKFGRMMLHTVLFY; translated from the exons ATGCCAGCTACGAAGGCTTTGAATATTGCTGTCATATGTTCGAGCAATATGAATAGGAGCATGGAGGCTCACGCTTTTTTGAG taaaaaaGGTTTTAATGTAAAATCTTTCGGCACGGGAGACAAGGTCAAATTGCCTGGAAGTGGACCTGACAGGCCCAATGTATATGATTTTGGAACGACTTACGACGAAATTTACAATGACCTTCTGACAAAGGACAAACAACT ATACACGCAAATGGGCTTGCTTCACATGTTGGACAGAAATCGCAGAATTAAACCAAGACCAGAACGCTTCCAGTGTTCCAAAGACAAATTTGATATTCTTATAACTTGCGAAGAAAGAGTTTACGATCAGGTGATTGAATGCATGGAAGGTAGAACGCCGGTAGAGAACCAACCTGTACACCTAATAAATATCGACATTCAGGATAATCATGAGGAAGCAACCGTCGGATCCTTTCTCATTTGTGAATTAGTAACGACT ctGGCCAATAGCGATGATTTAGACAACGACATAGACAGCTTGCTGTACGAATTCGAGTCCACCAAGTTTGGAAGAATGATGCTGCATACTGTACTGTTTTACTGA